A segment of the Hallerella succinigenes genome:
GAGTCAGGTAATTCCGAACGTATTGTTCTTGATTCCGGCGTTCCTGATCGCGTCGTATTTGCAGTTGCATTCTTCGATCCATATTTTGAATACGCGCTGGGGAATCATTGTGCTGTATTCGGCTCTCTTCCTTCCGATGGCGACCTGGATTTTGCAGAACTTCTTCCGTTCCGTTCCGCGTGAAATTGAAGAAGCCGCTTTGCTCGATGGTTGCACTCCGTTTACGGCTTTTTTCCGAGTAATTGTTCCTTCGTCCCTTCCCGGCATTTTGACCACGGGCATTTACGTGTTCATTCTCGCGTGGGACGAACTGATGTTTGCCTGGGTGTTCTCGATGGATGTTTCGACGGCGACGATTCCTGTCGGCATGCGCCTTTTCTTTGGGCAGTTTGCGACGCGCTATGATTTGGTGATGGCGGCAGCCACCCTTTCCACTTTGCCTGTGATGATTCTTTTTATGATTGTGCAACGTCGCTTGATCAGCGGTTTCCCCGGAGGACGTGCTGTTGCGGCAAGGAATGCGGGCAAAAAGGTCCGATAGGGGACGACAAATTGCTATTTTGCAGTCGAAAATTTGGTTTTGGAGCTATCTAAATGAAGTCTCAACGTAAAAAATCTGATGAATCTCGCGCTACACGAATTTCTCGTGTATACTTTAATCGCCTGTTCCCGAAAAGAATGGATGCTCTTGAAGTGGCTCTTTCGGTTTTTGTCGGCGTCTTTATCGGCGTTTGGCCGACGATCGGTGTGGCGATAATTTTGACTGTGGCTCTTTGTGCACTATTCAAACTTCCGAAGGTTCCGGGCGTCATTTCTTCTTTTGTGGCGAATCCGGTAACCCAGTTCGGATTCTTTTATCCGTCGGGATATTTCCTCGGTAAAAAGATCTGGCATCCGGAAGCGATTACGTTCGACTTTTTGGAAGAATTGAAGGGACTTTCTTTTAGCAATGCAATCGATGTGGTGTCGCGCTTGTGGAATGAAGCGGCGGGACATGTGATCGCTTTCTTGATCGGCATTACGATTGTCGCATTTATTTTCGGTTCGATTTTTGGCATTGCCGCCTACTTCATCGTTTCGTATCGCAAGCGCAAGCACATCGATATCAAGAACAAGTACATCCACGAATTGATCGCCGAAGATCAAGTTATTATTAAAAAAGCCAAGCAAAAAGGAAAACACATGCATATCTTTCCGTTCAAAGCACTCCGTCCTGTTGATCCCGCACAGGCAAAGGATATTTCCGCCCTGCCGTATGACGTGATGAACCGTGAAGAAGCCAAGGAAATGGCCAAGGACCTTCCGTATTCCTATCTACGCATCACCCGTGCAGAACTTGAACTCCCGGATTCCGTGGACGCCTATGACCCGCAAGTCTATGCGCACGCCAAGGAAAACTTGGACAAGTTCATCGCAGAAGGCGTGATCGCCTTCGACAAGAAGGACTGCCTCTACATTTATCGTCAGACGATGGAAGGCCGCGAACAGTACGGTCTCGTTTGCACGGTGCCGGCGAAGGATTACTTCGAAGGCGTCATCAAAAAGCATGAACTCACCCGTAAGGACAAGGAAGACGACCGTCTTCGCCACGTGCTTGCGACGAATTCCAACACGGGTCCGGTGTTCCTCACTTACCGTGACAACGGCCAGTTCGAACTTCTCAAAGATATTATCGCCCGTAAGCCGGTCTATGACTTTGTGACGGAAGCGGATGGCTTTGGCCACACGGTCTGGGTTATCGAAGACGATGCAGAAATCGAAAAGATTTGCCGCGCCTTTGACGCAGTCCCGGTCAGCTACATCGCTGACGGTCACCACCGTAGCGCTGCTGGCGCACGTGCCGCCGGCTACCGCGCTTCGCAGAACCCGGAAAATAAGGGCGACGAAGAATACAACCGTTATCTCGCCATTCTCTTCCCGAGCACCCAGCTCAAAATTTTGGATTACAACCGTGTCCTAAAGGATTTGAACGGTCGTACACCGGAACAGTTCATGGAAGAATTGAAGAAAGTCTTCGAAATTTCGGAACTTCCGGCACAGGCTCATCCGACGAAGCAGAATGTTGTAAACATGTACCTCGGCGGCAAGTGGTTCGCTTGCGAATTCAAGCAGGAATACTTGCAGGACCTCGGCCCTGTCGATAGCCTCGACGTAGCGCTTCTCCAGAAGCTCGTTCTGAAGCCGCTCTTCAACGTGGAAGATCCGAGAACCGCTCAGAACATCGACTTCGTCGGTGGTATTCGCGGTCTTGGCGAACTCGAAAAGCGCGTAAATTCCGGTGAATGCGCAGTCGCTTTCGCCATGTATCCGACTTCCTTGGATCAGTTGATGGCGATTGCCGATGCAGGTGAAATCATGCCGCCGAAGAGCACATGGTTTGAACCGAAACTGCGCGACGGTCTCCTCGTTCATACTCTCGACTAATCGAAGATGAAAAAATTCTGCGCTCACAGATGGCGTTTGAAAACAGCATGCGTCGTGGCATGGATGCTCGTTTTCGCGCTTTCTGCGCATGCAGGACATTTAAAGGCCTCCGGAGTTTCCGCGGGGGGAAGCATCACGCGCGACCTTCAGCTGCGGGAATTTGGCATGGTCTTTCATCCGGGAGCCGATGGCTATCTCGGAGCGAATTTACTTTATTTCCCTTTGCCGAGCCAGTCTCTGCTGAGCACGGACTATGGAAAACATGAAGGCTATGTCCTTCGTCAAAATTTTGCCGGCTATTTTGCCGAAGAACTCGGAAAAAGCGGCTGGGACTTAGGCGTTCTCTGGTGGATAGAACGCCACGGTTGGGACAGTGAAGACTTTGCCGTTTTCCCCAATTATGGAAAATTTTCGTTGATTCGTAGCGTCCAAACGACAGGCCTTTCCATTGCTCGCCCTGATTTGAATTTGGGCATTGCGGGAGGTATCCAGTACACGAATCCGGAATATGTCGGAAAGGTTTATGAACCGGAATCAGATACTTTGTACGAATGGGCGGCTGCGACCTGGGGACCGATTTCGGCCCAGACGAGCTTTCATCATTCGAGTTTTCGTCATGCACGCCTTTCTTTGAACCTCGAATCCAAAAAAGTTTTGGGGGGTAAAGAATCCGGGCCATTGACTTACTTGCCAAATATCGATGTGGCGATTTACGCTCGGAATTGCGATGGGGAAGACTCGCTTCGTCTTTTCTGGGAACAGAACTTGATTGCACAGCGTTTGTACGCAGAAGTGGCTGTGTACTTCCCGGATCCAGCTTTGCGTTTTGTTGCCCTCAAGTATTACCCAGATCCTTCCAAGGTCATTTCAATCGATGTGACCTGCTACCGCAAGTCGAACGGGGATTTTTTGTGGGGCGGCGGAATTTCCATGCCGTTTGTCCGCGTCGCATACAATCACGCGGATGATATCGAAAACGTTTTGGGGCTGCGTGGGACTTTTGTGCTGCAGTTCCATTTTGGAATCGAAAAAATCCGTGACACCTTTGTCGGTTTGAACGGTTCCAAGGCGACGCCAATGATGACGCGTGAAATCGATACCGATGAAAACGTGAAGAAGCAGAGAAGGGAACAGCGCGAACAGGAATTCAACGAATCTCGACGCAAGTCCAACCTGCAGGAATCGTCTTCGACAAATTCTGCACATGAAATCACGGCTACGGGCATTGTTTGGGAGAATGCAAAATGAAAAAGTGGATTCTCGCATTGAGTTCAGTGATTTTTCTATCGCTTTCCGCCTGCACGCATCTTGTTGTAGATTCGACCGAACGTTTACAGGTTAAAAACCTTTCGGATCAGTTCATTACAGATGTCTCGGTCGTCGGTAAGAATGATACCATCGTCTGGATTCCGGACACGGTCGCTCCGGGTGAACTTTCTTTTGTGCATGAACAGGATTTTGTAGGTTCGTTCCACATTATTTTCAAAACTATGGATTCTACAGGTACGTGGGAATTCGTCGATATGGGAAAAATCGATTTTGATGGAGGCAGTGAACTCCTCAAAATTTCGAAAAAATACGGCGAATGGGACCATGAATTCGAATAGAATCTGTTTTAAAAGTTATTTTTGATTTAACGTGAAAATTACCAAGTTAAAGATTTTCGGATTTAAGTCCTTCGCTCAGCGTACGGAAATCACCTTTCCGGGCAATGGTCTAACTGCCGTTGTCGGACCTAACGGAGCGGGTAAGTCCAACATTGTGGACGCGATTCGTTGGGTGCTCGGTGAACAACGCGCTTCTGTACTCCGTATGGACAAAATGCAGAGCGTGATCTTCTCTGGTACGGAAGAACGTGCCGCGATGAGTATCGCGGAAGTTTCCTTGGTAATCGACAACAGCAACGGCGATCTCGCTTCGGAATATTCGGAAGTGATGGTGACCCGC
Coding sequences within it:
- a CDS encoding DUF1015 family protein produces the protein MKSQRKKSDESRATRISRVYFNRLFPKRMDALEVALSVFVGVFIGVWPTIGVAIILTVALCALFKLPKVPGVISSFVANPVTQFGFFYPSGYFLGKKIWHPEAITFDFLEELKGLSFSNAIDVVSRLWNEAAGHVIAFLIGITIVAFIFGSIFGIAAYFIVSYRKRKHIDIKNKYIHELIAEDQVIIKKAKQKGKHMHIFPFKALRPVDPAQAKDISALPYDVMNREEAKEMAKDLPYSYLRITRAELELPDSVDAYDPQVYAHAKENLDKFIAEGVIAFDKKDCLYIYRQTMEGREQYGLVCTVPAKDYFEGVIKKHELTRKDKEDDRLRHVLATNSNTGPVFLTYRDNGQFELLKDIIARKPVYDFVTEADGFGHTVWVIEDDAEIEKICRAFDAVPVSYIADGHHRSAAGARAAGYRASQNPENKGDEEYNRYLAILFPSTQLKILDYNRVLKDLNGRTPEQFMEELKKVFEISELPAQAHPTKQNVVNMYLGGKWFACEFKQEYLQDLGPVDSLDVALLQKLVLKPLFNVEDPRTAQNIDFVGGIRGLGELEKRVNSGECAVAFAMYPTSLDQLMAIADAGEIMPPKSTWFEPKLRDGLLVHTLD